The genomic window ATGAACTCGATGACATTCTGTGGGATGCATTCGATGCATTTCTGTATAACGTGGTTACCATTTTGATCACGTACACAGCGCATCACATGTCCATCAAGCTCAGCAACCATTTTAGTCTGCTGACCTAAATCAACAACTTCTATGGCCTGCACAAATATCGCCCATCACATAAGTTAAAGAACATATTGTCTGCATATTTATGTCCTTCATGTTTTATATGAACATGTAACGGGTTTCCTTTTGTGCATGCAAAGTGGGTAGAATCAAACATGCCTGCAACCATCCAATATGCATTAGATAATCAGAAATGCATGCATATAATTAAACATAAGGTACTTCTTGTTCTAAAGAGTTCTGTTGACATAATCAGACAATTTCCTGCCAAACATAAGGTAGCTTGTAACTGTATTCTAGGTGGTGTCATATATTCCATACTCAAGCAATCAATTTGTCATATGTATGAATATCATGGTGCAGTTTCGTCAAGAAGAATAGTTCCAGCTAGACATATTAGAAGAAAGTACAGCAGTTCAGAGGAGAGTGTTACTTCCAAAATGACAACTCTTAATTTAATTTACTACAGGGATATTTTCTAGTCTTGACTCTTGACTAAAGCACAGACAATAAACAGGTTCTAATTTTCCATACCTTCTGTATAACTCGGCAACCGTACATTTGAAGGCTGAGTGCCAAGACTCGCCCGATTAGCTGATCAGCCAACTCCTTTATCTGAGCCGTGCTCCCATGCTCAAAAAACTGGTTCAAAAAATTATGGTCAGGCCAGGATGTTTATAGCACTGCAACATATAATTGCTATGAATAATTCAATACCTTCTGAACAACATAATTTCCAAAAACATCAGTCATCAATGTGAGAGCTTGAGGCATGATTTCAGTGAAAACCATGTCTTTTTCTTCAACGCTGGCAGTTTCAAGCTTTTGCTGTATGAACCGACTCCCGTATTGATCAGCACTGGATAAAGTTCAATAGACAAGTTAGACCACTAACCTAAATCTGTGAGACAAGAGATCATTGTGCATGATTCCTCAACAAAATATGGAAGGTCGATGGCCAATAATATAGGTAACTCTGAAATTACTGATCTTGGATTTGCAGTTTAGTAGGTTACTATATATAAGAACCCAGTGAGTACAAAATTTACCTGAACTCAACAACATGGCCAGCAATTTCACAGAGCTCATATGATCGGCTTTTGTTGCTCTTGAATTCTTCCAGAAGTGATGGAACCAAATTGGCATTCATCTTACCACCAAAATCTGAATTCCAGGAGCCATAGGAACCACCAAAGTTTCTCATACTGGACTGAAAGCGCATGCTGCGATCCACATGCCTAAGTGGACTACCAGGTCCACCTGGCGAAGTGGGGAAAACAGGATTTGTCAAAGAGTTCCCAGCATAACCAAGACCAGACACAAGATTCccataatagtcatattgcttctGTGACTGAAGCAATGGACCAAGATAATCATTCTGATGACCAAATAGATCCATGTAAGAACTTCCCAGGTTACCCCTCTCCATCAATGGGTCCTCACAGTTGGCTGCAAAAGCAGCAATTTCTGCTGCCCGAAGAAATTGAGCATAGAGAGGGTCAACAGGCAACTGATGACCAGATGTCGCAGTTGGACTTCCAATTCCACTGTAGTTTGCAAGGTTAGCTAAATTAtgtctggaagataaactcccaccaGGCGACCGGGAACCAATCCTTGGGGAAGAAAAGCCGGACCCCAGGGATGAGTTGTCAAATGATGTGAATCCACCAGCATTGATCTGATTCCTCATAATAGAAGAATTCATAGAAGCTCCAGAATATTCTTGAGGCCCCTTGACATGACCTTGTTCAGAATGTTTCATGTAGGAGTGCTGTCCATTACCATGTTTGTGGTCCATGTATTGTTCATAGAGAAATTTACGAACACTATCTACATCCTGATGGAGCTTGGATTGGTCAGCATGTCCATTGACTGGCCTTGATGACGACAGGTTCATACCAGATAAAGCAGACACTAGATCATCAGATCCACCAATACTGGGAGAGTTGCGGTTGAAAGAAGATGAACCACCATTGTTCTGGTTACTGGTAGCACTAAGTTTCACACCAATCGGGGGAAGGCAAGGACTAGGAACTCTCCTCACTAGCTCAGGGTCAGGAGATGCACTTCTTGAGAGTGATGACCCTAtaattgatgcatatgtatgtgTCGACTCATGATTCTGATTGCCTGGCAGGTGAGGTGCTTTGCTATCATATTGTAGGCCACCAATAGCTCCAGACTCCTGATGAAGACCATAACGATTTCTAGAAGAACCCGACAAGTCAGTACTATTGCGGTTTGCACCTTGCCTGCTTGTATCATGTTGATAGGAGTCATCCTGCAAAACAAGTTACCTTGAGAAAAATGACAACTGAAGGAAAGACGGATTGAATTAAGATAGTAGTATTGTGTAAATGCAATGCCATATATGCTTATGAGTCATGACCAAGCAAGTATTACAATGGCCTTCATATCAAATCCATTCTATATGTATAAATCTACAGAGGTAAGGCATTTATCATACCGCATTATTCTAGTCACAGATTTATACTTTCAGATACATCACTCATGCGTAGCAATGGAAAGCTTTCCCGGTAGGAAAAAATCCCCAAATAGTCAAATATACTGGCAGGAAACTTTTGTATAATATTATGCAGCCTATGTGGAACCAGACAAAAAATAACTCCTAGTAAGATGTATCTTATTGAAGAGATGGAACACAAGTCTAGTAACTTCCTATTCAACCAGTTTGCATCGTATTAAGATTTAAGACCAACATACGAGGAAAGGAAGCAGCCACCATTTCATCAATGTAACAACATCCAACAAGATGAAAGTGGGAACATAATGCTTTTGGCTCTAAATAGTCCATTGGTAGACAACTTTTTTTGAGATAAGAGAGAATTGGTCAACAACTTGCGCAGCTGGAAAACCAAGCTTTTTGCATGACCATACCAGAAATACATTTGTTAAAAGGTCCACAACTTAATAAACATAATCAAGAGTCAGAGCTTGAACCATCTGCCACTTCATCCGCTAAACAGTCCACAGGCATATAAAAGTATATGACATATATCACTATCGGTAACACCCGAACAATCCGATTCAGAGACAAAGGGAGCAGCTGGCATATATCACTATCGGTAACACCCAAACAATTCGATTCAGAAACAAAAAGACAGTGAGAGAAGCATATACCCCAATACCTCAGATGAACATGAACTCAGCCACTTGACTGAATGCTAAGAGGCAACAAAACCAATCAAACTAACTGAAAATCTAACCACACGCCGCAACCTCTCTAACAGTTAGCAAGACTTCGTAAACCAGAAATTTAGCATTACAGGGTGGCATATGTATATCCAGAACATGAGCTTAATAGACAGGAGTTCAGACAGGGAGATGTTCTTCAGAAGCATCAGCTGAAAGAGACCGGAGAAGCTATTCTGCCTGCCAATCTCGAGCCCAGGGATCCCAATGAGCACAGGCATCCTCTGAATATTCTACATGCATATAAAAAAAACTACGGCATATATCACTATCAGTAACACCGTGACAACTCGATTCAGAAACAACAAGAGCAGCGGGCATATGTCACTATCAGTAACGCCCGAACAATTCGATTCTGAAACAAAATGTGCAGTGACAGAAGCATACACCCCAATACCAGCTCAAACAGTGACCATACCTCAGATGAACATGAACTCAGCCACTTGACTGAATGTTAAGAGGCAACAAAACCAATCAAACTAACTGAAAATCTAACTACACGTCGCAATCTCTCTTAACAGTTAGGAATACTTACTAGACCAGAACATTAGCATTACAGAGTTGACATAATCCAATCTCCAATGGCATGTATATCCAGAAGACTGTGACATGTGCTTAATAAGACAGGAGTTCAGACAGGGAGATAAGTATTCTTCAGAAGCACTACCTGAAAGAGACCGGAGAAGCTGCTCTGCCTCCCAATCTCGAGCCCAGGCATCCCAATGAGCCCGTCTCCGGGCCgccccgcccccgcgccgccgccgccgccgccgggcctcCTCCCGTCGCCGATCCCGCCCAGACCGGGGCCGGGGCCGGGGCGGAGCCGCTGCGCCGACCGCCAGTCCTCCCgggacagcagcggcggcgggaggcgcgggtTGACGCTGCCGCTGGAGTAGTAGTAGGAGTGGTAGGCCGGGTCGGCCCGGAGGTCGTCGTCGAGGAAGGCGTCGGCGCCGTGGAGCgcgcccgcggagccctcgacCGTGGGCGGCGCGGAGCCGCTGCGGAAGAGCTCCATCTCCTCCTCCAGCTCCCGGTCCCGCTccccctccggccgccgccacggctcCCCCCGCGTCGCCATCTCCGTCACCATCCCTATCCCTCCCCACACGCCcaaagccggcggcggcggcggcgccctagCAAGCTGCTATGCCACCGCACGGAGCGCCCCCAAGAAGAGAAAAAGAAGTGAACTTGGTAGGATTCAGCGGGGCTAGAGACCGGATTCCGCCATGGACGGGCCGGCCATTGCCGCAGTTGAGGAGGGTGTGAGGGGAAAGGAGGAGAGCGGAGCAGAGCGGAGCAAAGCCGCTGCCTTTTTTTTAAACGGAGAGGGGAGTGAGAGGTGTGCGGCCGGGTTAAGTACGACGGCCGGCGAGCTGGGCGCCGTCGGATGGGCGCGCGGACGGGCAGGATCTCgccaggggtgggggtggggtttgGGGGCCTAGGGTTTTGCGGGCCGCGCACATGCTGCACGCGCGGCTCGAGCCAACAACGGGGGCAGAGCTTTGCCGGCCGTGGGTGGGGTTTGGTTCCCTGGTTTTGAGTTTTCTTGTTTGAGGCCTTTTTCAGGTTGACCGGCCCCTTTTTTGTATTCTCTGTGaaatttgaaaaatgcatattgGTTTTGGTATATAATCATAATATGCTTGTATACCGTGTTTGGTAAAGAACATTGCTTCTGCCACAAAACCGAGCACGTATCCACGGTTCGACGGCCTAAGGGTTGTGTTACTGGACATGATGTGTTTTATGGTGCCACTCGGGTTCTTGCCTCTCTTGGTGAGCGAGTCATGGCTTTCATAATGTTTATTTTGTATGTAAGGAAAGGCTTGTCTAGGTTGTCTACAACCGTACATGACAACGGTGGCGTGAGGACGTTTTTTCCTTTTGAAGGCGTTGTTATGGAAGAAGTCGACTTAGTCGTATGTGTTTTTTTTCTCATATCTTGTAATGGTTTGGTCATGGTTTACTTTGTTATGTACTCCGCATAATAATTACTAAAACATGATTGTGTGCATCACagtgatgcagaggtcgggggtttTAACCTCCTTTTCAGACAAAAAGTTATGTAAGGAAAGCCAAGATGACGACGAATTCAAATTATTGGATGAACGTTTTGTCTTTATGAGGGTCTTTTTTCACATGCGCATCCCATTGTTATACTTTTTTTGCCAGTAAAGCCAGATGGTTGTTCCTAGAAAAATAGGCGAATTAAATTATGTGCATCATTTACCAAGAAAATCATGTGAATTTTGTTTTAGAGAAGTCAACCCCAAAAAAAAACTAGATTATTCCTGACACATGTCTTTTTTAGTACATCATGGGAGTAAAACACCCTCCCGGTTCCATATACTGATAATGTGATATGAAACCAATGTTGGTGAAGGTCCAAACAAGGTTCAAAAACTAAAAACAAAAGTAAACCTGAAGCAAGCTACATAGAGTTGCCAAGGCTCAAGGTTCAAGTTTTGAACTCTGTTAGTTTTCATAGCAATCTCGAGCATTGTGCTCCCACCAGCTTCCCCCTTCCCAGTTCTTCTTATGCACGTGTGTAAGTATCGCATCAACATTTTGAACAGGTGGTGCTTTTGCAGACGCCATGATATTGTGTGTGGAGCTGAAGGCAACATCCTCACCATCATTTTTAGAGTCACTTTGACCAAGTTCAGAGTCAGCAAAGTCTTCTTCTACAAGTTCCATTTCTCCAAGTAGATTAAAGCAATTGTTGTCTGGGAGAGGATCCTCCGGTTGATGGAGAAACTGTTGTGCAACATGTTTAAACCTGAATTGGTTACCAATTGAGGAGGTAGATTTAAGACTGTCAAAGAGAAATGAAGGAAGGGAGGGACCATTCTCTCCAACTCCATTGATGTTTGGTGGTGCATATTCCTACAGTTCCTTATTGGCATTGTCCTACTTGTCTTTATTGGCATCTTCTTCTAGCAGCTCAGCGTCAATTTGATCCAACTCAGTGACTTCCACAGTAACTCTGATTTGCAATAGTTTGTCCCAGTCCCAAACAATCTATCAGGGTAGATTTTAGTATAGTCTCTATGCCTTAAAGAAAGATCCTAACCACCCGAAAGAAGGATTTGAAATTCCTTTGGCAGTCCACATCTAGTAGAGAGCCAAAAGGATGAGGCTATTTATTCTAGAACTGGCACTTCTTCCCACTTAGAGTCAATCCCCTCAAGCTAAAGCCATACATGTTGGAGTTCTTCATAACATTCCAATTATCCTTTCCAAACCTCTACATTATAACATTCACACATTCTTACCAGGGAGTCCAAAAAGAGGTTATCTAGGAACATGCACAACTGGGATATGAGGTAGAAATTTGACTAGGAAGGTCCATTCATACAGGATTTTGATTTTCCAAGGCCATGTGATTTTGTAGATAGCATAAAAGTTGTGTGAAAGTTCAAATTTGTTAACTTGCCCTAGTTCCACATATACAATTCCAACATTCTTCATATTACCACATATTGAGCATTGATACCAGGGACTTCAATGGTAGAAGCCAAGCGTGAGGGTGCATTGCC from Triticum aestivum cultivar Chinese Spring chromosome 3B, IWGSC CS RefSeq v2.1, whole genome shotgun sequence includes these protein-coding regions:
- the LOC123072823 gene encoding pumilio homolog 1, whose protein sequence is MVTEMATRGEPWRRPEGERDRELEEEMELFRSGSAPPTVEGSAGALHGADAFLDDDLRADPAYHSYYYSSGSVNPRLPPPLLSREDWRSAQRLRPGPGPGLGGIGDGRRPGGGGGGAGAGRPGDGLIGMPGLEIGRQSSFSGLFQDDSYQHDTSRQGANRNSTDLSGSSRNRYGLHQESGAIGGLQYDSKAPHLPGNQNHESTHTYASIIGSSLSRSASPDPELVRRVPSPCLPPIGVKLSATSNQNNGGSSSFNRNSPSIGGSDDLVSALSGMNLSSSRPVNGHADQSKLHQDVDSVRKFLYEQYMDHKHGNGQHSYMKHSEQGHVKGPQEYSGASMNSSIMRNQINAGGFTSFDNSSLGSGFSSPRIGSRSPGGSLSSRHNLANLANYSGIGSPTATSGHQLPVDPLYAQFLRAAEIAAFAANCEDPLMERGNLGSSYMDLFGHQNDYLGPLLQSQKQYDYYGNLVSGLGYAGNSLTNPVFPTSPGGPGSPLRHVDRSMRFQSSMRNFGGSYGSWNSDFGGKMNANLVPSLLEEFKSNKSRSYELCEIAGHVVEFSADQYGSRFIQQKLETASVEEKDMVFTEIMPQALTLMTDVFGNYVVQKFFEHGSTAQIKELADQLIGRVLALSLQMYGCRVIQKAIEVVDLGQQTKMVAELDGHVMRCVRDQNGNHVIQKCIECIPQNVIEFIVSTFYGQVVVLSTHPYGCRVIQRVLEHCDDPKTQQIMMDEVLQSVCLLATDQYGNYVVQHVMEHGKPHERSAIIEKLIGQIVQMSQQKFASNVIEKCLSFGNPVERQILIGEMLGSTEESEHLEVMMKDQFANYVVQKVLETCDDQQREAILTRIKAHLNTLKKYTYGKHIVARVEKLVAAGEKRLGLQPSRVLPED